A single genomic interval of Oncorhynchus mykiss isolate Arlee chromosome 13, USDA_OmykA_1.1, whole genome shotgun sequence harbors:
- the LOC110486217 gene encoding ADP-ribosylation factor-like protein 5B isoform X1: MGLLFTKLMTVFGDREHKVIIVGLDNAGKTTILYQFLTKEAVHTSPTIGSNVEEISVRKTRFLVWDVGGQESLRASWNSYYCNTEIVILVVDSTDRERLTLNKDELHRMLEHEDLQNAAILVLANKQDMKDSMTVAEISQCLTLSSITAHSWHVQACCALTGEGLPASLDWMRSRVLAS; encoded by the exons CACAAAGTGATCATAGTGGGCCTGGACAATGCTGGGAAGACCACTATCCTCTACCAATT CCTTACCAAAGAGGCGGTCCACACCTCCCCCACCATTGGCAGTAACGTAGAGGAGATCTCTGTACGCAAGACCCGCTTCCTGGTGTGGGACGTCGGAGGCCAGGAAAGCCTGAGAGCCAGCTGGAACTCCTACTACTGCAACACAGAG ATTGTTATTCTGGTTGTGGACAGCACAGACCGTGAGCGCCTAACTCTGAACAAAGATGAACTTCACCGCATGCTTGAACATGAG GACCTACAGAATGCTGCGATTCTAGTTCTGGCCAACAAGCAGGACATGAAGGACTCTATGACAGTGGCAGAGATCTCCCAGTGCCTCACCCTCAGCTCCATCACAGCCCACTCCTGGCATGTACAGGCCTGCTGTGCCCTCACAGGGGAGGG aCTACCTGCCAGTCTGGACTGGATGAGGTCTCGTGTCCTGGCCAGTTAG
- the LOC110486217 gene encoding ADP-ribosylation factor-like protein 5C isoform X2, which produces MGLLFTKLMTVFGDREHKVIIVGLDNAGKTTILYQFLTKEAVHTSPTIGSNVEEISVRKTRFLVWDVGGQESLRASWNSYYCNTEDLQNAAILVLANKQDMKDSMTVAEISQCLTLSSITAHSWHVQACCALTGEGLPASLDWMRSRVLAS; this is translated from the exons CACAAAGTGATCATAGTGGGCCTGGACAATGCTGGGAAGACCACTATCCTCTACCAATT CCTTACCAAAGAGGCGGTCCACACCTCCCCCACCATTGGCAGTAACGTAGAGGAGATCTCTGTACGCAAGACCCGCTTCCTGGTGTGGGACGTCGGAGGCCAGGAAAGCCTGAGAGCCAGCTGGAACTCCTACTACTGCAACACAGAG GACCTACAGAATGCTGCGATTCTAGTTCTGGCCAACAAGCAGGACATGAAGGACTCTATGACAGTGGCAGAGATCTCCCAGTGCCTCACCCTCAGCTCCATCACAGCCCACTCCTGGCATGTACAGGCCTGCTGTGCCCTCACAGGGGAGGG aCTACCTGCCAGTCTGGACTGGATGAGGTCTCGTGTCCTGGCCAGTTAG